One genomic region from Sphingobacterium multivorum encodes:
- a CDS encoding glycoside hydrolase family 13 protein: MMFKINKNITTVIVALTVLGWSPLLGQSIQRVEPLNWWVGMENPTLQLVVYGPQIGKSEVQVEDKGIELVKINRVENPNYLFLDVKVAASAQPGWSTFTFRQGKKKLTYRYELKQRDQKVKAQGVNSADLIYLIMPDRFANGNKANDQVKGMLDMSLNRDSMYLRHGGDLEGIIGKLDYLQDLGVTSLWLTPVLTNDMPQASYHGYANTETYHIDPRFGSNDTYVQLGEQLHRRQMKLIFDVVPNHIGSYHWTVKDKPMADWLNEWPSYTQTSYKDQAVFDPYASADDKKKMVKGWFVPTMPDMNEQNPYVQNYLTQSHIWWIETAAIDGFRIDTYPYNDLDFMAKWTDRILQEYPKFTFFGETWVHGVANQAYFLGGKRVGQDVDSKLMGVTDFQLNYAIGDALNQKTEWTAGANKLYSTLASDFLYPHPAQNVLFLDNHDKDRFFSVVGENVQKYKSAMAWLMTTRGIPQLYYGAEILMKNFSNPDGLLREDFQGGFIGDKSNKFTADGRTKAEQDMWSYVQTLANYRKQHTVLQTGKTMQYVPEDGVYVYFRYNEKQTVMVVMNCNDVAKELKLDRFRERNNQVKSYFDIIQKQETNPVDHSLKLDAYETKVFELKF, translated from the coding sequence ATGATGTTTAAAATAAATAAAAATATTACCACAGTAATCGTGGCGCTAACAGTGCTTGGATGGAGCCCCTTATTGGGGCAATCCATTCAACGTGTAGAACCTTTAAACTGGTGGGTAGGAATGGAAAATCCAACCCTGCAGCTTGTTGTCTATGGACCCCAGATCGGGAAAAGTGAGGTGCAAGTGGAGGATAAAGGAATAGAATTGGTAAAAATCAATCGGGTGGAAAATCCCAATTACCTGTTTTTGGATGTCAAGGTGGCTGCTTCGGCCCAACCGGGATGGTCAACTTTTACCTTTCGTCAAGGAAAGAAAAAACTGACTTATCGTTATGAGTTGAAGCAAAGAGATCAAAAAGTAAAAGCGCAAGGAGTAAACAGTGCCGATTTGATCTATCTGATTATGCCTGATCGTTTTGCCAATGGAAATAAGGCAAATGATCAAGTGAAAGGTATGTTGGATATGAGCTTGAACCGGGATTCAATGTACTTGCGTCATGGTGGCGATTTGGAAGGTATTATCGGGAAACTGGATTACCTGCAAGATCTTGGTGTTACATCCTTGTGGCTGACTCCCGTGTTGACCAATGACATGCCACAGGCCTCGTACCATGGTTATGCCAATACCGAAACATATCATATAGACCCTCGCTTTGGCAGCAATGACACTTATGTGCAATTAGGCGAACAGCTCCACCGGCGTCAGATGAAATTGATTTTTGATGTGGTGCCCAATCATATTGGAAGTTATCATTGGACGGTGAAAGACAAACCGATGGCAGACTGGCTCAATGAATGGCCTTCCTATACGCAGACATCCTACAAAGATCAGGCTGTTTTTGATCCTTATGCCTCGGCAGATGACAAAAAGAAAATGGTCAAAGGTTGGTTTGTTCCCACCATGCCCGATATGAACGAACAGAATCCATACGTTCAAAATTACCTGACCCAAAGCCATATCTGGTGGATAGAGACCGCAGCAATAGACGGATTCCGAATAGATACCTATCCGTACAATGATCTGGATTTTATGGCTAAATGGACCGATCGCATTCTGCAGGAGTATCCAAAGTTTACCTTTTTTGGGGAGACATGGGTACACGGGGTTGCCAATCAGGCTTATTTTCTGGGCGGAAAACGAGTTGGTCAGGACGTGGATTCCAAGTTGATGGGCGTAACCGATTTTCAGCTTAATTATGCCATAGGTGATGCGCTCAACCAAAAGACAGAATGGACTGCCGGAGCCAATAAATTATATTCGACCCTGGCCTCAGATTTTCTATATCCACATCCAGCGCAAAATGTGCTTTTTTTGGATAACCACGATAAGGATCGTTTTTTCTCCGTTGTAGGCGAAAACGTGCAGAAATATAAATCAGCAATGGCTTGGCTTATGACAACAAGGGGTATCCCACAGTTGTACTATGGAGCTGAAATTCTGATGAAGAATTTCTCTAATCCCGACGGCTTGCTAAGGGAAGACTTTCAGGGTGGTTTTATAGGTGACAAATCGAATAAATTTACAGCTGACGGAAGAACGAAAGCCGAACAGGATATGTGGAGTTATGTGCAGACCTTAGCCAATTACCGAAAACAACATACCGTTCTGCAAACCGGTAAAACGATGCAATATGTGCCCGAAGATGGCGTATATGTTTATTTCCGTTACAACGAAAAGCAAACTGTTATGGTCGTGATGAATTGCAATGATGTCGCGAAGGAACTTAAACTCGATCGCTTTAGGGAACGAAATAACCAGGTGAAGTCCTATTTCGATATTATTCAAAAGCAAGAGACCAATCCAGTTGACCATAGCTTGAAGTTGGACGCTTACGAGACTAAAGTGTTTGAGCTTAAGTTTTAA
- the pgmB gene encoding beta-phosphoglucomutase, which produces MINYNTVKAVIFDLDGVLVDTAVYHFQAWHRLAEGLGYSFSLVDNEQLKGVSRIESLELILKWAGAKISDAEKADLLSLKNKWYLELIEQLSPDHLLSGSLDLLEKLQKKGIKIALGSASKNAMGILEKTGIISYFDALIDGNVVQLSKPNPAVFLKGAEALGIEPACCLVLEDAQAGIDAARAAGMQVIGIGQAEHLNGADLVVADLGALVDKF; this is translated from the coding sequence ATGATTAATTATAATACTGTAAAAGCCGTAATATTTGATTTGGACGGTGTGTTGGTGGATACTGCGGTCTACCATTTTCAAGCCTGGCACAGATTGGCAGAAGGCTTGGGTTATTCGTTTTCTCTTGTTGACAATGAACAGTTGAAAGGGGTCAGTCGCATTGAATCCCTCGAGCTTATTTTAAAATGGGCGGGGGCGAAAATATCCGATGCTGAAAAAGCGGATTTGCTGTCACTTAAAAACAAATGGTACTTGGAGCTGATTGAACAACTCAGCCCTGACCACTTGCTTTCAGGTAGTTTGGATCTATTAGAAAAACTCCAGAAAAAGGGGATTAAGATTGCATTGGGGTCAGCCAGCAAGAACGCGATGGGCATCCTTGAAAAAACGGGGATTATCAGCTATTTCGACGCATTGATTGATGGAAATGTGGTGCAACTGTCTAAACCTAATCCAGCAGTTTTCCTGAAGGGAGCTGAGGCTTTGGGAATTGAGCCGGCATGCTGTCTCGTGCTGGAAGATGCCCAGGCGGGGATCGATGCGGCAAGGGCAGCCGGCATGCAGGTCATAGGGATTGGGCAGGCTGAACATCTTAACGGAGCAGATTTAGTGGTAGCCGATTTAGGAGCCTTAGTCGATAAATTTTAA
- a CDS encoding family 65 glycosyl hydrolase domain-containing protein — protein sequence MKTYIKHNPWQIIEDTFRPEHNEFSESIFAIGNGRMGQRANFEEEFSGKSLQGSYLAGIYYPDKTRVGWWKNGYPEYFAKVINSIDWIGLHILVNGQVLDLNKVAVKSFERRLDMQNGVLYRSFIVEMPDGAQLKVEASRMYHLFASETASLQYNIQALSGPIALEVRSHLNAEVVNRDSNYDEQFWESTAQGRDGENTFVAARTKKTDFEVYALLTTTVTGPTAVVEVQDTVTSRGCIAEIYKTELTESQICCIEKRVSIVTSQNHVSAELEVAASVNLHKLDALSYEQLKEKQAAAWQAIWAESDIEIRGDVAAQQAIRYNIFQLNQTYTGEDERLNIGPKGFTGEKYGGVTYWDTEAYCIPFYLATQSPNIARNLLIYRHQQLDKAIENAAKLGFTNGAALYPMVTINGEECHNEWEITFEEIHRNGAIAFAIYNYVRYTGDQDYIWSHGLEVLVAISRFWAQRVNWSAERQQYVMLGVTGPNEYENNVNNNWYTNRIASWCLEYTLDCLNKLAQLSSDNAEALKKLAIGAEEQEKWQHIIDNMYYPFDAQRGVFLQQDGFLDKELIPVAELDPAQRPINQRWSWDRILRSCYIKQADVLQGFYFLEDQFDLEALRRHYEFYEPFTVHESSLSPCVHAILAAKLNKPEKAYEFYLRTSRLDLDDYNNDTEDGLHITSMAGTWMTIVEGFAGMRIKDGKLYLNPMLPKEWEGYKFRILFRGATLLIAVRSDGFTIENDSDTAAHIQTEAEAFVLAAQSKKQVFQVR from the coding sequence ATGAAAACATATATCAAACATAACCCTTGGCAAATTATCGAAGACACCTTTCGTCCCGAACATAATGAATTTTCGGAAAGTATCTTCGCTATCGGTAATGGTCGGATGGGGCAGAGGGCTAATTTTGAAGAAGAATTCAGCGGGAAGTCGTTACAGGGATCGTACCTAGCGGGTATTTATTATCCTGACAAAACACGCGTGGGCTGGTGGAAAAATGGGTATCCCGAATATTTTGCCAAGGTCATCAATTCCATCGATTGGATAGGCCTACATATTCTAGTGAATGGGCAGGTTCTCGACCTAAACAAAGTTGCGGTCAAATCTTTTGAACGTCGCCTGGATATGCAAAATGGGGTTTTATACCGCAGTTTTATCGTGGAAATGCCCGATGGGGCACAGTTGAAGGTTGAAGCAAGCCGGATGTATCATCTGTTTGCTTCGGAAACAGCTTCATTACAGTACAACATACAGGCACTTTCCGGTCCGATTGCTTTGGAGGTCCGCTCGCATTTAAATGCTGAAGTTGTCAATCGAGACAGTAACTACGACGAGCAATTTTGGGAAAGCACAGCGCAGGGAAGAGATGGTGAAAATACCTTTGTGGCGGCGCGTACCAAGAAAACTGACTTTGAGGTGTACGCCCTGCTTACAACTACCGTGACAGGACCTACAGCCGTTGTCGAAGTGCAAGATACGGTGACAAGTCGAGGCTGTATAGCAGAAATTTATAAGACCGAGCTAACCGAATCTCAAATTTGTTGTATTGAAAAGCGAGTTTCCATTGTTACATCACAGAACCATGTGTCGGCAGAGCTAGAAGTGGCTGCTTCGGTCAATTTACATAAGCTAGATGCACTGAGCTATGAGCAACTAAAGGAGAAACAAGCAGCAGCTTGGCAAGCGATCTGGGCAGAAAGTGACATTGAAATCAGGGGTGATGTTGCTGCGCAGCAGGCTATACGCTATAATATATTTCAGCTCAACCAAACCTATACCGGCGAAGATGAGCGACTCAATATTGGTCCGAAAGGTTTTACCGGAGAAAAATATGGCGGTGTCACCTATTGGGATACTGAAGCTTATTGTATTCCTTTTTACCTCGCAACACAATCTCCAAATATTGCGCGTAACTTGTTGATTTATCGTCATCAGCAATTGGATAAAGCCATCGAAAATGCCGCTAAACTTGGCTTTACCAATGGAGCTGCACTGTATCCCATGGTGACGATTAATGGTGAGGAATGCCATAATGAATGGGAAATTACGTTTGAGGAAATTCATCGCAATGGAGCTATTGCATTTGCGATCTATAACTATGTCCGTTACACCGGTGATCAGGATTACATCTGGTCGCACGGCTTGGAAGTCTTGGTTGCGATAAGCCGATTCTGGGCACAGCGCGTTAATTGGAGCGCTGAGCGCCAGCAATATGTCATGTTGGGGGTGACGGGACCAAACGAGTATGAAAACAACGTGAACAACAACTGGTATACCAATCGGATTGCTTCCTGGTGCCTGGAATATACACTGGACTGTTTAAACAAGCTGGCGCAGCTGAGCTCCGACAATGCTGAGGCACTGAAAAAGTTAGCCATAGGAGCGGAGGAACAGGAAAAATGGCAGCATATTATCGATAACATGTATTATCCTTTTGATGCGCAGCGCGGGGTGTTTCTCCAACAGGATGGTTTCCTCGACAAAGAGTTAATTCCTGTGGCCGAACTTGATCCGGCTCAACGACCGATCAACCAGCGTTGGAGCTGGGACAGGATTCTACGTTCCTGTTACATCAAGCAGGCCGATGTGCTGCAGGGCTTTTACTTTCTCGAAGACCAGTTTGATCTTGAAGCCTTAAGGCGACATTATGAATTCTATGAGCCGTTTACGGTGCATGAAAGCTCGCTTTCTCCTTGCGTCCATGCGATATTGGCAGCTAAATTGAATAAACCAGAAAAAGCCTATGAATTCTATCTGCGGACCTCGCGTTTGGATCTGGATGATTATAATAACGATACCGAAGACGGTTTACATATCACTTCCATGGCGGGTACCTGGATGACAATCGTAGAGGGCTTTGCAGGAATGCGGATTAAGGACGGAAAACTGTATTTAAATCCGATGTTACCAAAAGAGTGGGAAGGGTATAAATTCCGTATCTTATTTCGCGGTGCGACCTTGTTGATTGCGGTACGGTCGGATGGATTTACGATCGAAAATGACAGTGACACTGCGGCCCATATCCAGACGGAGGCAGAAGCTTTCGTTCTGGCTGCACAAAGCAAAAAGCAGGTGTTTCAGGTTCGGTAA
- a CDS encoding MFS transporter, with protein MGNKPELSISQVINMSFGFLGIQMGFALQNGNASRILQTFGADVEHLSLFWLAAPITGMIVQPIIGHYSDRTWNKLGRRRPYILVGALLTTITLFLMPNAAVFTTLLAPLWIGAGLLMFMDASINVTMEPFRALIGDNLPSNQRSLGFSVQTFLIGIGAVLGSLLPFILTKYFHVQGTSEAGQVPNNVIYSFYFGGFVLLLTVLWSVFKTKEYTPQELRSFSDTMVVEQETAPKFGLRAIVSDIGKMPLIMRKLGWVQFFSWFALFMMWVYTTPAIADSVFYLREGNRQDLYMEAANWVGVLFGIYNGVSALYALFIPRIAKQLGRGKTHALGLSIGGLSLISLFLIKDANLLILPMIGIGIAWGSILAMPYAILSDHLPAGKMGVYMGLFNFFITLPQIVCGFFGGMIIKYFFHSQSIYGLLLAGVFMLLAAFFVPKSKR; from the coding sequence ATGGGAAATAAACCTGAATTAAGTATTAGCCAGGTCATCAATATGAGTTTTGGGTTTTTGGGCATACAAATGGGGTTTGCCTTACAAAATGGCAATGCTTCCCGTATTCTACAGACATTTGGTGCTGATGTAGAACACCTGTCGCTGTTTTGGCTTGCTGCTCCGATTACGGGGATGATTGTGCAGCCAATTATCGGGCATTATAGCGATCGAACCTGGAATAAATTGGGGCGTCGTCGGCCTTATATTTTGGTGGGTGCACTGCTGACCACCATCACCCTGTTTTTGATGCCGAATGCAGCGGTATTTACCACATTGCTAGCACCACTTTGGATAGGAGCAGGACTATTAATGTTTATGGATGCTTCCATCAATGTGACAATGGAGCCCTTTAGAGCCTTAATTGGCGATAATCTACCGAGCAACCAACGTAGTCTTGGATTCTCCGTACAAACCTTTCTGATCGGTATTGGAGCCGTATTGGGATCCTTACTTCCCTTTATACTGACAAAATATTTTCATGTACAGGGAACTTCCGAAGCCGGTCAGGTGCCAAACAATGTGATATATTCTTTTTACTTTGGTGGTTTTGTACTGCTTCTAACGGTGTTGTGGTCGGTGTTTAAAACGAAGGAATATACGCCACAGGAATTACGGTCATTTTCTGATACCATGGTGGTTGAACAGGAGACAGCGCCAAAATTTGGTTTGCGCGCTATCGTCAGCGATATTGGTAAGATGCCATTGATCATGCGCAAACTTGGTTGGGTTCAATTCTTTTCCTGGTTTGCCCTTTTTATGATGTGGGTATATACAACTCCTGCGATTGCAGATTCGGTTTTTTATCTGCGGGAAGGAAATCGGCAGGATCTTTATATGGAGGCGGCCAATTGGGTGGGCGTGCTTTTTGGTATTTACAATGGAGTATCGGCTCTATATGCTTTGTTTATTCCGCGGATAGCCAAACAGCTCGGACGTGGAAAAACGCATGCGCTTGGGCTTTCCATTGGAGGACTCTCGTTGATTTCACTGTTTCTGATTAAAGATGCTAATCTGCTGATTCTTCCCATGATCGGTATTGGTATCGCTTGGGGAAGTATTTTAGCGATGCCTTATGCCATTTTGAGCGATCACCTGCCTGCAGGGAAAATGGGGGTTTATATGGGGCTTTTCAATTTCTTCATTACCTTACCACAGATTGTATGTGGATTTTTTGGAGGAATGATCATCAAATATTTTTTTCATAGCCAATCCATTTATGGCTTGTTGTTGGCCGGTGTATTTATGCTGCTGGCTGCATTCTTTGTTCCCAAGAGTAAACGCTAA
- a CDS encoding hybrid sensor histidine kinase/response regulator transcription factor yields MKRITTILLLYILLAVINLQAQSIYFKNYQTHDGLSNSTVKCITQDIQGFLWLGTRNGLNRFDGNQFKIFRHNASDSTSIGSSSILSLLTDSKGVLWVGTTRGAYRYDPIKEDFKPFKLIPIGEVNAIHEYAGFIWLLSNGKLYRYNSYTGEIFPFDLNKNTLVAITSSKKGGLWVTDNNSTILRYQVNTGKFFPVDLKKIDRQTLANTKTVYAINDSLLMVGTINSAYLFDFKNGTLKNLFASHYPNKVIQANCIIQQTESTYWIGTETGIYTYDIHTGQSQHIKKDLLNPFAISDNAVLNFYRDREDNIWFGTFFGGFNQYSNQFDNFKKYLSGFGKSALSGNIVHDIKKDRYGNFWIGTEDGGLNKIDAQTQQIQHFLANGKKGSIAHNNVHGLATIGDDLWVGSTTHGLDILDVKTGKLKKHYDRIGQGPLQSSFAVCIYKSKDNTMFVGTDRALYAYNKNKDSFDLLPIQAWIQGIYEDEYGILWINTYGSGIFQYNRSSGEIQHLLSEQGKQNTLVNNYVNGLFEDSKKNLWFCTESGLSKYRRDGRFTNYLTESGLPSNQVFKVLEDDNNSIWISTGGGLVRLDEGVPRRVIYTSRDGLPADQFNYNSAFKDSDGTLYFGTIKGMVSFNPTKSIKNSFIPPIFISGIQINNVSVPVRENGILKESISLSKEIHLTYDNSNISFHIAALSFVSPKSNPYRYIMEGYDKGWTDITGNQKIYYNKLPPGTYTFKFRGANNNSVWNPTEKKLLIIVSPPWWQSSWAYLLYFVSFGTIILLVLRYYFLLIKANNAQKMDSYERKKEQEIYNLKLEFFTNLAHEIRTPLTLIKMPLEKIINQQKFTDSDTAKDLALIEKNTARLIRLTNQLLDFRKAETNNMSLIFTKTDINTLLSEVFHDLSYLAKDKQLHYELSLPRISLAAYVDEEALRKIFTNLIHNAIKYADEEVYVRLLPFNSDDIMFNIEFKNDGELIPYEKREKIFEPFYRLNESDKDTGTGIGLPLSRSLVELHQGTLSLVYLEENRNIFLLSVPIFQEQSLDIKSFQEDNDDHVLNDKPDEQEEEKPVILLVEDNKEILAYLNKELKTSYIILRAGNGAEALEILDQENVQLVLTDIMMPIMDGLALCRRIKTDILYSHIPVIFLTAKNALDSKIQGLKNGADAYIEKPFSLEFLMVQIRNILKNRKIIKNYFTNAPSSNLIDINVSGPDKDFISQLNTVIYENISAIDLNVDELAKLMHMSRPTLYRKIKGLSDLTPNELINISRLKKAAELLTQKEYNITQVSTMVGYTVQSNFSRDFHKHYGMSPSNYILENSK; encoded by the coding sequence TTGAAAAGAATAACCACCATACTCCTTTTGTATATCTTGCTGGCAGTTATCAACCTGCAGGCACAATCGATCTATTTTAAAAACTATCAGACCCACGATGGCCTTTCCAATAGTACGGTCAAATGTATTACACAAGATATTCAGGGTTTTCTGTGGCTAGGAACGAGGAATGGCCTTAATCGTTTTGACGGTAATCAATTTAAAATATTTCGACACAATGCTTCAGATTCGACAAGTATCGGAAGTTCATCTATTTTAAGCCTCCTCACAGATAGCAAAGGTGTCCTATGGGTGGGTACCACACGGGGTGCCTATCGTTACGATCCTATAAAAGAAGATTTCAAACCATTCAAGCTCATACCCATCGGTGAAGTAAATGCCATACACGAATACGCAGGCTTTATATGGTTGCTTTCCAATGGAAAACTGTACCGTTACAATTCTTATACAGGAGAAATATTCCCATTTGATCTCAACAAAAATACCCTAGTAGCGATCACCAGCAGTAAGAAAGGTGGGTTGTGGGTAACAGACAATAACAGTACAATACTACGGTATCAGGTTAATACGGGTAAATTTTTCCCTGTTGATCTTAAAAAAATCGATCGACAAACACTAGCGAATACCAAAACCGTGTATGCGATCAACGATTCATTGCTAATGGTCGGGACAATCAATTCGGCTTATTTGTTTGATTTCAAAAATGGCACATTAAAAAATCTATTTGCAAGTCATTACCCCAACAAAGTCATTCAGGCAAACTGTATTATTCAACAAACAGAGTCGACATACTGGATTGGAACTGAAACCGGAATATACACCTATGATATTCACACAGGCCAGAGCCAACACATCAAAAAAGACCTGCTCAATCCATTTGCCATTTCTGACAATGCTGTCCTGAATTTCTATCGGGACCGTGAAGACAATATCTGGTTTGGAACATTTTTCGGTGGCTTTAACCAATACAGCAACCAATTCGACAATTTCAAGAAGTATTTGTCCGGATTTGGAAAATCAGCCCTATCAGGCAATATTGTACACGATATCAAAAAAGATCGCTATGGAAATTTCTGGATCGGAACAGAAGATGGCGGATTGAACAAAATAGATGCCCAAACACAACAAATCCAGCATTTCCTTGCCAACGGGAAAAAAGGCAGTATTGCGCATAACAATGTCCATGGCTTGGCAACAATCGGCGACGATCTTTGGGTAGGCTCCACCACACATGGACTGGACATTCTCGACGTAAAGACCGGAAAATTAAAAAAGCACTATGACCGCATCGGTCAAGGTCCCTTACAAAGTAGCTTCGCCGTATGCATTTATAAGTCCAAAGACAATACGATGTTTGTTGGCACAGACCGCGCTTTATACGCCTACAACAAAAATAAGGACAGTTTTGATCTCCTTCCTATTCAAGCATGGATACAAGGCATTTATGAAGATGAATATGGTATACTCTGGATCAACACCTATGGCAGTGGGATCTTCCAGTATAACCGCAGCTCGGGAGAAATACAGCATTTGCTGTCCGAACAAGGTAAACAAAATACACTCGTCAATAATTACGTCAACGGCCTATTTGAAGACAGCAAAAAAAATTTATGGTTTTGCACCGAAAGCGGCCTTTCGAAATACCGCCGTGATGGACGTTTCACCAACTACCTGACCGAATCTGGTTTACCTTCTAATCAAGTATTCAAGGTCTTGGAAGACGACAACAACAGCATCTGGATATCGACCGGCGGTGGACTGGTCCGGCTGGACGAGGGTGTCCCTCGAAGGGTCATCTATACCTCCAGAGATGGGCTTCCCGCAGATCAGTTTAATTATAATTCGGCTTTTAAAGATAGCGACGGGACTTTATATTTCGGGACTATCAAAGGAATGGTAAGCTTCAACCCCACAAAATCCATTAAGAACAGTTTTATTCCACCCATATTCATCAGCGGCATTCAGATCAACAATGTCAGTGTGCCGGTTCGTGAAAATGGCATACTCAAAGAATCCATCTCCCTATCAAAAGAGATCCACTTAACCTACGACAATTCCAATATCAGCTTCCATATAGCAGCCTTGAGCTTTGTTTCCCCAAAGAGCAATCCCTATCGTTATATCATGGAAGGTTATGATAAAGGCTGGACCGATATTACGGGAAATCAAAAAATCTATTACAATAAACTTCCACCAGGTACGTATACGTTTAAGTTCAGGGGTGCAAATAACAACAGCGTCTGGAATCCAACAGAAAAAAAACTGCTCATCATTGTTTCGCCCCCCTGGTGGCAATCAAGCTGGGCGTACTTACTTTATTTTGTGAGCTTTGGTACGATTATACTGCTCGTATTACGGTATTATTTTCTACTTATAAAGGCCAATAATGCTCAAAAGATGGATAGCTATGAACGAAAAAAAGAACAGGAAATTTATAATCTCAAACTGGAGTTTTTTACCAATCTGGCCCACGAAATTCGTACGCCACTCACCCTGATCAAAATGCCCCTTGAGAAAATAATAAACCAACAGAAATTTACCGATAGCGACACAGCCAAGGATCTCGCACTAATTGAAAAGAATACAGCGCGTTTAATTCGCCTGACCAACCAACTACTGGATTTTAGAAAAGCAGAAACCAACAATATGAGCCTTATTTTTACTAAAACGGACATCAACACACTCCTATCCGAAGTATTCCACGACCTAAGTTATCTTGCAAAAGATAAACAGTTGCATTATGAGCTTAGCCTGCCACGTATCAGTCTCGCTGCTTATGTGGATGAGGAAGCCCTCCGAAAAATCTTTACTAATCTTATTCACAACGCCATCAAATATGCAGATGAAGAAGTCTATGTCAGGCTCCTCCCTTTTAATAGCGATGATATTATGTTCAATATCGAATTTAAGAATGATGGTGAGCTTATTCCTTATGAAAAAAGAGAAAAAATATTTGAACCATTTTATCGATTGAACGAATCCGATAAAGATACGGGGACAGGCATTGGGCTTCCCCTATCCCGCTCCTTGGTCGAATTGCACCAAGGAACCTTGTCACTTGTCTATCTGGAAGAAAACCGCAATATATTCCTGCTGTCCGTACCGATTTTTCAAGAACAATCACTGGACATCAAATCTTTTCAGGAAGATAATGACGATCATGTATTAAATGATAAACCAGACGAGCAGGAGGAAGAAAAACCGGTGATTCTACTCGTCGAAGACAATAAAGAAATCCTTGCCTACCTCAATAAAGAATTAAAAACCAGCTATATAATCCTACGAGCCGGCAATGGTGCCGAAGCGCTCGAAATATTAGACCAAGAAAATGTACAACTGGTACTGACAGACATCATGATGCCTATTATGGATGGCCTGGCTTTATGCAGACGTATCAAAACAGATATTCTCTATAGTCATATTCCGGTGATCTTTCTGACCGCAAAAAATGCATTGGATTCCAAAATTCAGGGATTAAAAAATGGTGCCGATGCTTATATCGAAAAACCTTTTTCGCTTGAATTCCTCATGGTACAAATACGCAATATTCTCAAGAACCGAAAAATTATCAAGAATTACTTTACTAACGCACCCAGCTCCAACTTAATAGATATCAACGTTTCGGGTCCTGACAAAGATTTCATCAGTCAGCTCAATACGGTTATTTATGAGAATATTTCAGCGATAGACCTTAATGTGGATGAACTGGCCAAACTGATGCATATGAGTCGTCCGACCCTTTACCGTAAAATCAAAGGACTCTCCGACCTAACACCCAATGAATTGATCAATATTTCACGATTAAAAAAAGCGGCAGAACTGCTTACCCAGAAAGAATACAACATTACCCAAGTATCAACGATGGTCGGTTACACCGTTCAATCCAATTTTTCCAGGGACTTCCATAAACATTATGGTATGTCGCCGAGCAACTATATTCTTGAAAACAGTAAATAA